In a genomic window of Diabrotica undecimpunctata isolate CICGRU chromosome 2, icDiaUnde3, whole genome shotgun sequence:
- the LOC140433903 gene encoding uncharacterized protein — MLKVQLLNLARIHIPVFKKYAVDEMARANNIIVHRLPPYHCELNPTKLIWAQIKNQVARENLSFQMEEVKCLLATAIQNVTPESWKNCIRPTIKEEDRMWDLDTRVDISVEPLIINVNNSNRDSSSSADESSSYDD; from the coding sequence atgttgaaagtacaattattaaacctCGCGAGGATACATATACCCGTTTTCAAGAAATATGCAGTCGATGAAATGGCTCGTGCAAACAACATAATTGTACATCGCCTCCCTCCTTATCATTGTGAGCTGAACCCTACCAAGCTTATATGGGCTCAAATAAAAAACCAAGTGGCAAGGGAAAACTTGAGTTTTCAAATGGAGGAGGTGAAGTGCTTGTTAGCTACTGCCATACAAAATGTCACACCTGAGTCTTGGAAAAATTGTATAAGACCcactataaaagaagaagatagaatgtgGGACTTAGACACAAGAGTGGACATTTCGGTTGAACCATTAATTATCAATGTTAATAATAGTAATCGCGATAGCTCTTCATCAGCCGACGAGTCGTCTTCATACGatgattaa